Proteins encoded together in one Mycobacterium noviomagense window:
- a CDS encoding MarR family winged helix-turn-helix transcriptional regulator: MEHEEASRLRRQLMTLQRRIRREMKTGPVALSDALVLGAIERNEGTVSPGQLAEDLVMTTSNVAAALRSLEAAGLISRQRDSNDARRVRIELTERGRRLVVDDRRRRDDWLCDTINTFLSPREQKVLQQAGELMSRLAYEGLDNRDELDRGDAAAG; this comes from the coding sequence ATGGAACACGAGGAGGCGTCGCGGCTGCGCCGCCAGTTGATGACACTGCAGCGCCGGATTCGCCGGGAGATGAAAACTGGGCCGGTGGCGCTGTCGGATGCCCTGGTACTGGGCGCAATTGAGCGCAACGAGGGAACGGTGTCTCCCGGACAACTCGCCGAAGACCTGGTCATGACGACGTCCAACGTCGCCGCGGCGCTGCGATCGCTCGAGGCGGCGGGGCTGATCAGTCGTCAGCGTGACTCCAACGATGCCCGACGGGTGCGTATCGAGCTCACTGAACGCGGCCGCCGCCTGGTCGTCGACGATCGACGCCGGCGCGACGATTGGCTGTGCGACACCATCAACACCTTCCTGAGTCCGCGTGAACAGAAAGTGCTGCAGCAGGCCGGCGAGTTGATGAGCCGCCTAGCCTACGAGGGCCTCGACAATCGCGACGAGCTCGATCGCGGCGATGCGGCTGCAGGCTGA
- the leuD gene encoding 3-isopropylmalate dehydratase small subunit, translating into MTDRSLRHVAGVVAPLLRDNIDTDVIAPSRLQVAGLGKTGYESILFGNWRYDENGGERPDFILNQADYRTATILLTGANFGCGSSRESAVWALRGFGIKAIIAPSFGSIFAANCYRNTILPLALPPDKHARLVAELHIDAPEPPQAEIDLEHSRLRATGGPWRSFPIDERPRQLLLEGLDDIDDNLRHRRDIDTHRARDQHLRPWLYRPTNNRKDQ; encoded by the coding sequence ATGACCGATCGATCACTAAGACACGTCGCTGGCGTGGTCGCGCCACTGCTGCGCGACAATATCGACACCGACGTCATCGCCCCTTCCCGCCTGCAGGTGGCCGGACTAGGCAAAACCGGCTACGAATCCATCCTGTTCGGCAACTGGCGCTACGACGAGAACGGTGGCGAACGACCAGATTTCATCCTGAACCAGGCGGATTACCGGACCGCGACCATACTTCTCACTGGCGCAAACTTCGGCTGCGGCAGCTCCCGAGAATCTGCCGTCTGGGCACTACGCGGATTCGGCATCAAAGCCATCATCGCCCCCAGCTTCGGGTCCATCTTCGCCGCCAACTGCTACCGCAACACCATCTTGCCGCTGGCCCTCCCACCAGACAAACACGCCCGCCTGGTCGCCGAACTACACATCGACGCCCCCGAACCACCACAAGCAGAGATCGACCTCGAACACAGCCGCCTACGCGCCACTGGAGGGCCGTGGCGCTCCTTCCCCATTGACGAACGGCCCCGCCAACTGCTTCTCGAGGGACTCGACGACATTGATGACAATCTGCGCCACCGCAGAGACATCGACACCCACCGCGCCCGCGATCAACACCTGCGCCCCTGGCTGTACCGACCCACCAACAACCGAAAGGACCAGTGA
- a CDS encoding zinc-dependent alcohol dehydrogenase family protein, with the protein MYRFDHFGGLDGLQLHDEPVPSAQRGELLLRVRTVSLNYRDIAIPLGRYVRDSKTGLVPCSDAAAEVIEVGEGVDDYRPGDRVIGAFHPRWFGGPLPATANTESYGNGQDGWLAEYKVISRESVVKVPTALTDEQAATLPCAGVTAWNALGGRSPIRAGQTVLTLGSGGVSIFALQLAKILGARVISTTSTDEKAEILASLGADDVVNYRANPNWGEQVRELTNDRGADRVVEVGGPATINQSLRAVAADGEVSLIGFLSEDNPGVDYFLLKGTGATTRSITVGDRTHLQDLVRAVVATKLEPVIDEVYEFADARAAFDRLREGNHIGKLVVRVG; encoded by the coding sequence GTGTACCGCTTTGATCATTTCGGTGGGCTTGATGGTCTGCAATTGCACGACGAACCCGTCCCGTCGGCTCAACGTGGTGAATTACTGCTTAGAGTGCGAACGGTGTCTCTGAACTACCGCGACATCGCCATCCCATTGGGCCGCTACGTGCGCGACAGCAAAACCGGCCTGGTGCCATGCAGCGACGCCGCCGCCGAGGTGATCGAAGTCGGTGAAGGTGTGGACGATTACCGTCCGGGTGACCGCGTCATCGGGGCGTTTCATCCGCGCTGGTTCGGCGGTCCGCTACCGGCTACCGCGAACACCGAAAGCTACGGCAACGGCCAGGACGGATGGCTAGCCGAATACAAAGTGATCTCACGGGAATCGGTCGTAAAAGTCCCGACAGCATTAACCGACGAGCAGGCCGCCACACTGCCTTGCGCTGGCGTCACGGCCTGGAATGCGCTGGGCGGTAGGTCGCCGATTCGGGCCGGCCAAACAGTGCTGACCTTGGGCTCGGGCGGCGTCTCGATCTTCGCGCTGCAGCTGGCGAAGATACTCGGTGCCCGGGTGATTTCAACAACGTCAACCGACGAAAAGGCCGAAATTTTGGCCAGTTTGGGAGCCGACGACGTCGTCAACTACCGTGCCAACCCCAATTGGGGTGAGCAGGTGCGTGAGCTGACCAACGATCGAGGTGCAGACAGAGTGGTCGAGGTGGGCGGCCCGGCCACCATCAACCAGTCACTGCGGGCGGTCGCCGCGGACGGCGAGGTGTCACTGATCGGCTTCCTCAGCGAAGACAATCCCGGCGTCGACTACTTCCTGCTCAAGGGTACGGGTGCAACGACGCGATCCATCACCGTCGGCGACCGGACCCACCTTCAGGATCTGGTGCGGGCCGTCGTTGCCACCAAGCTCGAGCCGGTCATCGACGAAGTCTATGAATTTGCCGACGCGCGAGCAGCGTTCGATCGGCTCCGAGAAGGCAACCACATCGGCAAACTGGTAGTTCGCGTCGGCTGA
- a CDS encoding 3-isopropylmalate dehydratase large subunit has protein sequence MAPEPRTVFDKIWDAHVVSQLDADTALLYIDRIFLHEKSGAFALTSLRDDQRQVFDPHTVFGTVDHSVDTRPGRTDASPLPDSQKFIEGFRAAAAEAGIPIFDLDDGRQGICHVTFPEQGLVLPGMTMVCADSHTGTNGGLGALAWGVGVSTCETALASQTLAVKRPKTLQARFTGSLGDGVYAKDLILALIATIGAAGATGYAIEYTGPTIESMPIEGRMTLCNMAVEAGGFTGIVSPDAATLDYLKARPLALSGSDWQRAARQWLALRTDAGARFNGTVDIDVTTLTPQITWGTSPQHCIGIDAPVPHPDTLPDPAGAAKALAYIGLTPGAPMTTIPIDAAFIGSCTNARLSDLQAAASLLAGRHVADGVTAICIPGSTAVKRAAEAQGIDRTFIDAGFQWRESGCGFCFFGGGEGFPTGARVISSTNRNFEGRQGPGVRTHLASPATVAASALTGHITDPRTLP, from the coding sequence ATGGCACCGGAACCGCGTACGGTCTTCGACAAGATCTGGGATGCCCACGTGGTATCCCAGCTCGATGCCGACACCGCGCTGCTGTATATCGACCGGATCTTCCTGCACGAGAAGAGCGGCGCGTTCGCCTTGACCAGCCTGCGCGACGATCAGCGACAGGTCTTTGACCCGCACACCGTATTCGGCACCGTCGACCATTCGGTGGACACCCGGCCCGGACGCACCGACGCCAGCCCCCTGCCCGACAGTCAGAAATTCATTGAGGGGTTCCGAGCCGCCGCCGCAGAGGCAGGAATACCGATCTTCGATCTCGATGACGGTCGCCAGGGAATTTGTCACGTTACCTTCCCCGAGCAGGGACTAGTGCTGCCCGGCATGACGATGGTATGCGCCGACAGCCACACTGGCACCAACGGAGGGCTCGGCGCACTGGCCTGGGGCGTGGGCGTGAGCACTTGCGAGACCGCCCTGGCCTCCCAGACGCTGGCCGTCAAACGGCCCAAGACCCTGCAGGCCCGCTTCACCGGATCGCTCGGCGATGGCGTCTACGCCAAAGACCTGATTCTGGCGCTCATCGCGACCATCGGCGCCGCCGGCGCCACCGGCTACGCCATCGAGTACACCGGGCCGACCATCGAATCGATGCCCATTGAAGGCCGAATGACGCTGTGCAACATGGCCGTCGAAGCCGGGGGTTTCACCGGCATCGTCTCCCCCGACGCCGCCACCCTGGACTACCTCAAGGCCCGACCACTAGCACTTAGCGGTAGCGACTGGCAGCGCGCCGCCCGGCAATGGTTGGCACTGCGCACCGACGCCGGGGCACGCTTCAACGGCACCGTCGACATCGACGTCACCACCTTGACACCTCAGATCACCTGGGGCACCAGTCCCCAGCACTGCATCGGCATCGATGCACCGGTACCCCATCCCGACACACTGCCCGATCCCGCCGGAGCCGCAAAAGCACTCGCCTACATCGGCCTGACCCCGGGCGCGCCGATGACTACGATACCGATCGACGCCGCCTTCATCGGATCCTGCACCAACGCACGACTTTCCGATCTGCAAGCCGCGGCATCACTGCTGGCCGGACGCCACGTCGCCGACGGGGTCACCGCCATCTGCATCCCCGGGTCGACCGCGGTCAAGCGCGCTGCCGAAGCCCAGGGCATCGACCGTACCTTCATCGATGCCGGCTTTCAGTGGCGCGAATCAGGCTGCGGTTTCTGCTTCTTCGGCGGCGGCGAAGGCTTCCCGACGGGCGCGCGTGTGATCAGCTCCACCAACCGAAACTTCGAAGGCCGCCAAGGCCCCGGCGTACGCACACATCTGGCCAGCCCCGCCACTGTCGCCGCCTCCGCGCTCACCGGACACATCACCGATCCCAGGACCCTGCCATGA
- a CDS encoding isocitrate lyase/PEP mutase family protein, with product MTPIEDKPSRLKELFLGPDLVVMPGVYDPISAKLAQQAGFSALQCSGLGIAAVHYGVPDYSIASLAEMAGACGVIARSVDIPVVGDADTGFGNAVNTFFTVQTFERHGLAGVNLEDQVMPKRCGHLVGKQVIDLDEAVTKIRAAADARCNPNFVITARTDSLAVEGIDGVIKRGNAYLDAGATLVFVEGLHAREEIVAAVAGIDGPVGINIVEGGKSPTHLTFTELQTLGVARVSLPGALFAAAITGITDALNQIREDEGTWNLGLRTASFADVHGLVGTPLVAELEQRYLAGLVPNGGRR from the coding sequence ATGACTCCCATAGAAGACAAGCCGTCACGACTCAAAGAACTGTTCCTGGGACCCGATCTGGTCGTGATGCCCGGCGTGTACGACCCGATCAGCGCCAAGCTGGCTCAGCAAGCCGGGTTTAGTGCGTTGCAGTGCAGTGGCCTGGGGATCGCCGCGGTGCACTACGGCGTCCCGGACTACTCCATCGCCTCCTTGGCCGAGATGGCCGGCGCGTGCGGCGTGATCGCCCGATCGGTCGACATTCCGGTGGTGGGTGACGCCGATACCGGATTCGGCAACGCGGTCAACACGTTTTTCACGGTGCAGACCTTCGAACGCCACGGTCTCGCGGGGGTCAACTTAGAAGACCAGGTCATGCCAAAACGGTGTGGCCACCTCGTCGGCAAACAGGTCATCGACCTGGACGAGGCCGTGACTAAGATTCGTGCCGCCGCCGACGCCCGGTGTAACCCAAACTTCGTCATCACCGCCCGTACCGACTCACTGGCCGTGGAGGGCATTGACGGTGTGATCAAGCGCGGCAACGCCTATCTCGATGCCGGCGCGACGCTGGTGTTCGTGGAGGGATTGCACGCGCGGGAGGAGATCGTCGCCGCCGTTGCGGGTATCGACGGGCCGGTCGGGATCAACATCGTCGAGGGCGGCAAGTCACCGACCCATCTGACGTTTACCGAACTGCAGACGCTCGGTGTGGCCCGGGTCAGTCTGCCCGGCGCCCTGTTTGCCGCCGCGATCACGGGTATCACCGACGCACTCAACCAGATTCGTGAAGACGAGGGAACCTGGAATCTGGGCCTGCGCACAGCCAGCTTCGCCGACGTACATGGCCTCGTCGGCACGCCGCTGGTCGCCGAGCTCGAGCAGCGCTACCTCGCCGGTCTCGTGCCCAACGGTGGGAGGCGGTGA
- a CDS encoding carboxymuconolactone decarboxylase family protein, giving the protein MPHLDAYPFTESIPLPTDDELGPETVAYLCDFGRNYKDGRMMLGTGGIGRPMIELARAVFRVDGVDPKIREFICLRIAKLLGGVNPWGPNLRMLDNLGATDAEKQGIQNDGPVTGLDDDATLVMLATEQITNNTGLQDTALAALKERFGDDLSRRYIAVICWYNMFNRFLVSTRVPAESEQEIIDKVGDQTMPA; this is encoded by the coding sequence ATGCCACATCTGGACGCCTACCCGTTCACCGAATCGATCCCACTACCCACCGACGACGAACTTGGGCCGGAGACCGTAGCCTACCTATGCGACTTCGGACGCAACTATAAAGACGGGCGCATGATGCTCGGGACCGGCGGCATCGGCCGGCCCATGATCGAACTCGCCCGCGCCGTCTTTCGCGTCGACGGCGTCGATCCCAAAATTCGCGAATTCATCTGCCTGCGCATCGCCAAACTGCTCGGCGGAGTCAACCCCTGGGGCCCCAACCTCCGAATGCTCGACAATCTGGGTGCGACCGATGCAGAGAAACAGGGCATCCAAAACGACGGACCGGTCACCGGACTCGACGACGACGCCACCCTCGTCATGCTCGCCACCGAACAGATCACCAACAACACAGGGCTGCAAGACACCGCGCTGGCCGCACTCAAAGAACGCTTCGGCGACGACCTCAGCCGTCGCTACATCGCCGTCATCTGCTGGTACAACATGTTCAACCGATTCCTCGTCAGCACACGCGTTCCCGCCGAATCCGAACAAGAAATCATCGACAAAGTTGGCGACCAAACAATGCCCGCCTGA
- a CDS encoding alpha/beta fold hydrolase codes for MIRHSAIVDSTTASIETYVDGHGPTVVIVPSYGRDGGADFDPLTDVLVDAGYRVLRPQPRGIARSVGPMTAVTFEDMAGDIACVIHELADGSAVILGHAFGNFVARAIAVHHPDKAAAVILAAASGKTVAPEVASAPMRAGDLSLPDAVRMDALRLAFFAPEHDASPWLTGWYPDTLAMQVDCAQRTEVDRYWAAGAAPILEIIAALDPFHIPAQWGDLRANYGDRVRATIIEGASHALFPEQPRAVAEAIVAYLPSVLP; via the coding sequence ATGATCCGGCACAGCGCAATCGTCGATTCGACAACGGCTTCGATCGAAACTTACGTCGACGGGCACGGCCCGACCGTGGTAATTGTTCCGTCCTACGGCCGCGACGGCGGCGCCGACTTCGACCCACTGACCGACGTGCTCGTCGACGCTGGTTACCGGGTGCTGCGGCCCCAACCGCGTGGCATCGCCCGCTCGGTCGGCCCGATGACTGCGGTCACCTTTGAAGATATGGCTGGTGATATCGCTTGCGTGATCCACGAACTCGCCGACGGGTCCGCGGTGATACTGGGTCACGCATTCGGCAACTTCGTGGCGCGCGCAATCGCAGTGCACCATCCCGACAAGGCAGCCGCCGTCATCTTGGCGGCCGCGTCTGGGAAAACCGTTGCACCCGAAGTTGCTTCGGCTCCAATGCGTGCCGGTGATCTCTCCTTGCCGGACGCCGTCCGGATGGATGCGCTGCGCCTGGCGTTCTTCGCCCCAGAGCACGACGCCTCGCCGTGGTTGACGGGCTGGTATCCCGACACCCTGGCGATGCAGGTCGACTGTGCCCAACGCACCGAAGTCGACCGCTACTGGGCTGCCGGTGCTGCGCCAATCCTCGAGATCATCGCAGCGCTTGATCCGTTCCACATCCCTGCGCAATGGGGTGACTTGCGGGCGAACTACGGCGACCGCGTTCGCGCGACGATCATCGAGGGTGCCAGCCATGCGCTATTCCCCGAACAACCCCGAGCAGTCGCCGAAGCCATTGTGGCTTACCTGCCCTCAGTTCTTCCCTAG
- a CDS encoding carboxymuconolactone decarboxylase family protein yields the protein MSAKTDGLGGRLALADRDELSVAQRKLFDHISVTALQWAHRSGFAATDPDGRLIGPFNPSLLNPKLAAAFLNLQTAEQQHTSLDEQVRQVVILTVGAVWHATYELYAHSSVARHAGLSEAVITELAGGNEPAQLTDAQTAAHRLARQLSTSHGVDDSTYHDAEQIFGAAGVFDIAVLTGIYHTVCATLTAFAIPAP from the coding sequence GTGAGCGCGAAGACTGACGGGTTGGGCGGGCGACTGGCACTGGCCGACCGCGACGAGTTGAGCGTGGCGCAACGCAAACTCTTCGACCACATTTCGGTCACCGCTCTGCAATGGGCCCACCGCAGCGGCTTCGCTGCTACCGACCCAGACGGCCGGCTTATCGGTCCCTTCAACCCCAGCTTGCTCAACCCAAAACTTGCCGCAGCATTCCTGAACTTGCAGACGGCCGAACAGCAGCACACCTCTCTCGACGAACAGGTCCGCCAGGTGGTCATTCTCACCGTCGGCGCGGTATGGCATGCGACCTACGAGCTTTACGCCCACAGTTCGGTCGCCCGCCACGCCGGTCTCTCGGAAGCCGTGATCACCGAACTGGCCGGTGGTAACGAGCCAGCCCAGCTCACCGACGCGCAGACTGCGGCTCACCGCCTGGCACGCCAACTGTCGACCAGCCACGGCGTCGACGACTCAACCTACCACGACGCCGAGCAGATCTTTGGTGCCGCTGGTGTTTTCGACATCGCTGTGCTGACCGGCATCTACCACACCGTCTGCGCCACCCTGACCGCCTTCGCCATTCCCGCACCCTGA